In Oryza brachyantha chromosome 1, ObraRS2, whole genome shotgun sequence, the following are encoded in one genomic region:
- the LOC102701770 gene encoding blue copper protein-like, translating into MAEMKAAICIAAAVSLFHVVLAADYTIGNAAGGWGGEYKAWVASQKFAPGDTLTFKYSSYHNVVEVTKDDYEACSATNPVSADSSGSTTIVLTAPGKRYFICGAPGHCQSGMKLEVDVADRPAPETPSPPPSLPPSPRHAKRRPAPAPMPLPPAPAPAWSPAPAPAATQPRHPGHKKHRSRHLPPKPAPAMAPTVQSAEADFPLADFAPMSSSPPPPPMSSDAEAMRHQKWSDVIVGLVALRLVVLAV; encoded by the exons ATGGCAGAGATGAAGGCAGCAATTTGCATCGCCGCGGCAGTCTCACTGTTCCACGTTGTGTTGGCTGCCGATTACACTATAGGCAATGCAGCCGGCGGCTGGGGCGGGGAGTATAAGGCTTGGGTTGCATCCCAAAAATTTGCTCCGGGAGACACTCTAA CATTCAAGTACAGTTCGTACCACAACGTCGTCGAAGTGACCAAAGACGACTACGAAGCGTGCTCTGCGACCAACCCTGTGTCTGCTGATAGCAGCGGCAGCACCACCATCGTGCTCACGGCGCCGGGGAAGCGCTACTTCATCTGCGGCGCTCCAGGGCACTGCCAGTCCGGAATGAAGCTGGAGGTGGATGTCGCCGACCGCCCTGCACCCGAGACGCCCAGCCCACCGCCGTCTCTGCCACCTTCTCCACGACACGCGAAGCGGCGGCCTGCACCGGCGCCGATGCCGTTGCCGCCAGCGCCAGCACCTGCATGGTCGCCGGCACCAGCACCCGCGGCGACGCAGCCAAGGCATCCGGGGCACAAGAAGCACAGGAGCAGGCACCTCCCGCCTAAGCCGGCGCCAGCGATGGCTCCCACTGTGCAGTCCGCGGAGGCTGATTTTCCGCTCGCGGATTTCGCGCCGATGTCCTCGTcacctcccccgccgccgatgTCGTCGGACGCTGAGGCCATGAGGCATCAAAAGTGGAGCGACGTCATAGTCGGGCTAGTTGCTCTTCGACTAGTGGTTTTGGCTGTATGA
- the LOC102702512 gene encoding sulfite exporter TauE/SafE family protein 2-like, protein MELSLGSNLGTVLACILSFLAAAFSSAGGVGGGSLYVPILNIVTGLSLKTATSFSTFMVTGGTLSNVLYTLIILRGHEKGGQPLIDCDIAVVSQPCLLLGVSVGVICNVMFPEWLITALFAVFLASATFKTYGTGMKRWRAETAAARRILEGGSAVDHGTGEALLGQKEGDGRRRQWVDFVVLVAIWLCFFVIHLFIGGDGAKGVFNIKPCGVTYWLITVAQIPIAVAFTACIVHQKRKSHTQNSQESDQAISVKSKLEALPVYVFPIAALLTGVMSGLFGIGGGLLLNPVLLQIGVPPKTAASTTMFMVLFCASMSMVQFIILGVDGMVTAIAYAITCFVASIVGLVVIEGAIRRSGRLSLIVFMVAAILALSVVVIAFSGAARVWAEYTSGQYMGFKLPC, encoded by the exons ATGGAGCTCTCCCTAGGGAGCAACCTTGGTACTGTTCTTGCATGCATCCTCTCCTTCTTGGCCGCGGCCTTCTCCAGCGCCGGGGGCGTCGGAGGTGGCTCATTGTACGTCCCCATCCTCAACATCGTCACCGGGCTCAGCCTCAAGACGGCGACCTCGTTCTCCACGTTCAtggtgaccggcggcacgCTGTCCAACGTGCTCTACACCCTGATTATTCTCCGCGGCCACGAGAAGGGCGGCCAGCCGCTGATCGACTGCGACATCGCCGTGGTCTCGCAGCcgtgcctcctcctcggcgtcaGCGTCGGGGTGATCTGCAACGTCATGTTCCCCGAGTGGCTCATCACCGCGCTCTTCGCCGTGTTCCTGGCGTCCGCGACGTTCAAGACGTACGGCACCGGGATGAAGCGGTGGCGCGCCGAGACGGCTGCGGCGAGGAGGATACTGGAAGGAGGGAGCGCTGTTGACCATGGCACGGGGGAAGCGCTTCTTGGCCAAAAGGAAGGAGATGGTCGTCGGCGTCAATGGGTTGACTTCGTGGTGCTCGTCGCCATCTGGCTCTGCTTCTTTGTCATACATCTGTTCATAGGAGGCGATGGCGCCAAG gggGTGTTTAACATTAAGCCATGTGGAGTTACATACTGGCTCATCACCGTAGCACAAATTCCTATCGCCGTGGCTTTCACAGCATGTATTGTGCACCAGAAGCGAAAATCACACACTCAGAACAGCCAGGAGTCTGACCAG GCAATTTCAGTGAAGAGCAAACTGGAAGCTTTGCCGGTATACGTCTTCCCGATTGCTGCTCTCCTTACCGGCGTTATGAGTGGGCTGTTTGGCATCGGAGGCGGCCTGCTTCTCAACCCCGTCCTGCTCCAAATCGGAGTGCCTCCAAAA ACAGCAGCGTCGACGACGATGTTTATGGTTCTTTTCTGCGCCTCGATGTCGATGGTCCAGTTCATAATCCTGGGAGTTGATGGGATGGTAACCGCCATAGCCTATGCCATCACCTGCTTCGTGGCTTCGATCGTCGGGCTGGTGGTGATCGAAGGCGCCATCCGGAGGTCGGGGAGGCTCTCGCTCATCGTGTTCATGGTCGCCGCCATCTTGGCGCTCAGCGTCGTCGTGATAGCTTTCTCCGGAGCGGCTCGAGTCTGGGCTGAGTACACGAGTGGGCAGTACATGGGCTTCAAGCTGCCCTGCTGA